In Leptolyngbya sp. SIO1E4, one DNA window encodes the following:
- a CDS encoding S-layer homology domain-containing protein, which yields MFTPPNSNTPNPQSPRDKDEWIAILVALGVLGGTAGWILFGGLPPLQLGAINDDSANVERFESSLMTEPEESELPDTAAAGEAAGEVSATQELTTEEDTAETAASPTTSPSDLMTDREADASGSAVSTGSEESPQTSPVSPDSSVDVPPPRVPNDPASDVPVTRAPLVFSDVPDTHWAKVYIDALTARGILNGLPDGSYAPDRPMTRAELSVQVAQAFEVEPTQDPQLFTDIPQDYWAAATIDEAVATGFMKGYPNQVFQPNQTVPRVQVLVALSTGLSLPESPISAGTLQPYQDQSAIPEWARDKVAAALESGIITPPADGTAQLRPNAPATRAEVAAMLYHALTYMGKVEPIE from the coding sequence GTGTTTACGCCTCCTAACTCAAATACCCCTAACCCCCAGTCCCCTCGTGACAAAGACGAATGGATTGCAATTCTGGTTGCTCTTGGCGTCTTGGGAGGAACAGCAGGGTGGATTTTATTTGGTGGATTGCCTCCGCTGCAATTAGGAGCCATCAACGATGATAGTGCTAATGTCGAGCGTTTTGAAAGCTCACTGATGACTGAGCCCGAGGAAAGCGAGCTGCCAGATACCGCAGCCGCAGGAGAGGCCGCAGGAGAAGTTTCTGCAACACAGGAGCTGACAACGGAAGAAGACACTGCAGAGACTGCGGCCTCGCCGACCACATCTCCGTCAGACTTGATGACCGATAGAGAAGCTGATGCATCTGGTTCAGCTGTCTCTACTGGGAGCGAAGAAAGCCCTCAAACATCACCTGTCTCACCCGATAGTTCAGTCGACGTACCGCCCCCTAGAGTACCGAATGACCCAGCTTCTGATGTTCCTGTAACGCGTGCTCCCCTGGTCTTTTCTGACGTGCCTGATACCCACTGGGCAAAGGTTTATATTGATGCCCTGACAGCCCGTGGCATCTTAAATGGTCTGCCAGATGGGTCTTATGCCCCGGATCGACCGATGACCCGCGCAGAGTTATCTGTGCAAGTTGCCCAAGCATTTGAGGTGGAACCTACGCAAGATCCACAATTATTTACAGATATTCCACAAGACTACTGGGCCGCCGCCACCATTGATGAGGCTGTAGCGACGGGCTTTATGAAGGGTTATCCAAATCAGGTGTTTCAACCTAATCAAACCGTCCCAAGGGTGCAGGTACTAGTAGCCCTTTCAACAGGGCTATCACTCCCAGAATCCCCCATTTCAGCAGGAACTTTGCAACCTTACCAAGACCAGTCGGCAATCCCAGAGTGGGCAAGAGACAAAGTTGCTGCAGCTCTGGAATCGGGGATTATTACCCCGCCTGCTGACGGAACGGCTCAGCTTCGCCCAAATGCACCTGCAACGCGAGCAGAAGTTGCAGCCATGCTTTACCATGCCCTTACATACATGGGCAAAGTAGAGCCAATTGAATGA
- a CDS encoding thioredoxin domain-containing protein → MPNHLAQAQSLYLRKHADNPVDWWPWCDAALEAAQQDNKPIFLSIGYSSCHWCTVMEGEAFSDPEIAEYLNAYFMPIKVDREERPDIDSIYMQALQMMTGQGGWPLNIFLTPDDLIPFFGGTYFPVDPKYGRPGFLQILQTLRRFFDTEKAKVSTVKTEILENLQKSAELPAADDLSQAVLERGLASSAQILEPTGYGTCFPMIPYGTTALRGSRFTLVGEVPESLSVCTQRGLDLTLGGIFDHVAGGFHRYTVDPTWTVPHFEKMLYDNGQIMEYLADLWSLGVQEPAFQRAITHTVQWLTREMTAPEGYFYAAQDADSFMNPDAAEPEEGAFYIWHYSELQTRLGEESLASLAEHFTVTETGNFEGWNVLQRKQPGLLEGQIEADLATLFQARYGQSLNELEQFPPARNNQEAKTHRWPGRIPAVTDTKMIVAWNSLMISGLARAAEVLGRKDYFDIAARAAHFILQHQEVNGRLHRLNYEGTPTVLAQSEDYAFFIKALLDLYQAAWVWPLHANETPWLDHALRIQSEFDQWLWSETTGGYYNTAKDASNQLLVRERAYQDNATPAANGLAITNLVKLALLSEDLRYLDRAEQGLQAFGAVMVQMPRACPSLLAALDWFRHATLVRTLPEHLGTLIAQYAPTAVFKPSETLPSGTVGMVCEGLFCKEPAVSLAILQQQLQASQQL, encoded by the coding sequence ATGCCCAATCATCTCGCTCAAGCTCAGAGTCTCTATCTACGCAAACATGCTGATAACCCGGTCGATTGGTGGCCTTGGTGTGATGCTGCCCTAGAGGCGGCCCAGCAAGACAATAAGCCCATTTTCTTATCGATTGGCTACTCCAGCTGCCACTGGTGCACGGTGATGGAGGGCGAGGCGTTTTCAGACCCTGAGATCGCAGAGTACCTAAATGCCTACTTTATGCCTATCAAAGTTGATCGGGAAGAACGTCCCGACATCGATAGCATCTATATGCAGGCATTGCAAATGATGACTGGGCAAGGGGGCTGGCCACTCAATATCTTCCTTACCCCTGACGATCTCATCCCTTTTTTTGGGGGAACCTACTTTCCTGTTGATCCTAAATATGGCCGCCCTGGATTTCTGCAAATTCTGCAAACGCTCCGTCGCTTTTTCGATACGGAAAAAGCGAAAGTCAGTACGGTCAAGACTGAAATTCTAGAGAATCTCCAGAAATCGGCTGAGCTGCCAGCAGCCGACGACTTAAGCCAAGCGGTGTTAGAGCGTGGGCTAGCGTCAAGCGCTCAAATTTTAGAACCGACGGGTTATGGAACTTGTTTCCCCATGATTCCCTATGGCACCACGGCGCTGAGAGGTAGCCGCTTCACGCTAGTCGGAGAAGTTCCCGAGAGCCTCTCCGTCTGTACTCAGCGGGGGTTAGACCTGACCCTGGGGGGTATTTTTGATCATGTGGCTGGGGGGTTTCATCGCTACACTGTGGATCCTACCTGGACAGTTCCTCATTTTGAGAAGATGCTCTATGACAACGGTCAGATTATGGAGTATCTGGCCGATTTGTGGAGTCTGGGCGTGCAGGAACCCGCCTTCCAAAGAGCGATTACTCACACCGTGCAATGGCTAACTCGAGAAATGACAGCCCCTGAAGGGTATTTCTATGCGGCTCAAGATGCCGACAGCTTTATGAATCCGGATGCGGCTGAACCGGAGGAAGGGGCTTTTTATATTTGGCATTACTCGGAGTTACAAACCCGTCTCGGTGAGGAATCACTCGCATCGCTAGCCGAGCACTTTACCGTGACAGAAACGGGTAACTTTGAAGGCTGGAATGTGCTGCAGCGGAAACAGCCTGGACTATTGGAAGGGCAGATCGAAGCCGATTTAGCGACCTTGTTTCAAGCGCGCTATGGTCAGTCTCTCAACGAGCTTGAGCAGTTTCCGCCAGCGCGTAATAATCAGGAAGCCAAAACTCATCGTTGGCCAGGACGGATTCCAGCCGTTACAGACACGAAAATGATCGTGGCTTGGAATAGCCTGATGATTTCTGGTTTGGCCAGAGCTGCTGAGGTTTTGGGCCGCAAAGACTACTTTGATATTGCGGCCCGTGCAGCCCACTTCATCTTGCAGCATCAGGAAGTCAACGGTCGCCTACATCGCCTCAACTATGAAGGCACGCCTACAGTGCTGGCTCAATCTGAAGATTATGCCTTTTTCATCAAAGCCCTACTAGATTTATATCAGGCGGCATGGGTATGGCCGCTCCATGCCAATGAAACCCCCTGGTTAGACCATGCTCTGAGAATACAGTCAGAATTTGATCAGTGGTTATGGAGTGAGACAACAGGCGGTTACTACAATACCGCTAAGGATGCTAGCAACCAGCTACTGGTTCGAGAGCGCGCCTATCAGGATAATGCCACCCCAGCTGCGAATGGGTTAGCCATTACCAATCTGGTTAAACTGGCTCTGCTGAGTGAAGATTTAAGGTACTTAGATCGAGCTGAACAAGGCTTACAAGCCTTTGGGGCTGTGATGGTGCAGATGCCACGTGCCTGTCCAAGTTTATTGGCTGCCCTTGATTGGTTTCGCCACGCCACTCTGGTGAGAACCCTCCCGGAGCATTTAGGAACGCTGATTGCTCAGTACGCTCCGACAGCCGTATTTAAACCTTCAGAGACATTGCCATCAGGGACCGTTGGGATGGTATGCGAAGGTCTTTTCTGCAAAGAACCTGCGGTGAGTTTGGCCATACTGCAGCAACAGCTCCAGGCCAGCCAGCAGCTGTAA
- a CDS encoding AI-2E family transporter, with protein MPSNEQRITLSLSSLVGLLLAIPLLLLLWQLRSLALLLMIAIVLATSIAPVVDWAERYRIPRWLGVVLTYLSILAVITGIGLLVGPTVVEQIERLLRQIPVSLKQVLEYAETWIVAFNDERPDFASELIDQLIDVQGLTRWVIRSSQQLLIRSYGVTTGILGGFFSLILALFLSGYMLADSRTLVNNFVRLLPQPWGDRIAAQVGPASNRMGSYIRSRLLVSTILALATTVSLSVLGLSDFALGLGAISGVTNLIPFLGPILGAIPALVVAISQGGWTILWVLILYVVIQNLETYILDPLLVGSSVGIHPLYQLLAVLGGTQVLGIIGALIVPPWIAGGAVLLENLYLRPKLMAERKQRSPQLTPKTPSMSEEPSPTAMIADR; from the coding sequence ATGCCCTCTAACGAACAACGGATCACACTCTCCCTCAGCAGTTTGGTTGGATTATTGCTGGCGATTCCTCTGCTCTTGCTTTTGTGGCAGTTGCGTAGTCTAGCTTTACTCCTCATGATCGCGATCGTCCTAGCGACCTCAATCGCACCTGTTGTGGACTGGGCTGAACGCTACCGCATCCCTCGCTGGCTGGGAGTTGTTCTCACTTATTTATCTATCCTCGCCGTCATTACGGGGATTGGGCTTTTGGTTGGGCCCACTGTGGTTGAGCAAATCGAACGCCTGCTTAGACAAATTCCAGTCTCACTCAAGCAGGTGTTGGAGTATGCCGAAACCTGGATTGTTGCCTTCAACGATGAACGACCTGACTTTGCCAGTGAGTTGATTGATCAGCTCATCGATGTTCAAGGCTTAACGCGCTGGGTTATTCGCTCTAGTCAGCAGCTGCTCATCCGCTCCTACGGGGTTACCACAGGAATTTTAGGGGGCTTTTTCAGCCTCATCCTGGCGCTGTTCTTGTCTGGCTACATGCTGGCAGACAGTCGAACGTTGGTAAACAATTTTGTCCGCCTTTTACCCCAACCATGGGGCGATCGCATTGCGGCCCAAGTGGGGCCAGCCAGTAATCGTATGGGCAGCTATATCCGTAGTCGCTTGCTGGTATCAACGATTTTAGCCCTGGCGACCACTGTAAGCTTGAGCGTGCTCGGTCTCTCAGACTTTGCCCTGGGCTTAGGGGCCATCTCTGGGGTTACCAACCTCATCCCTTTTCTCGGCCCAATTTTGGGGGCAATCCCAGCGCTGGTTGTGGCGATTTCTCAAGGAGGCTGGACGATTCTGTGGGTGTTGATTCTCTACGTGGTGATTCAAAACCTGGAAACCTATATTTTGGATCCCTTACTGGTCGGCTCTTCCGTGGGTATTCATCCGCTCTATCAGCTCTTAGCTGTTTTAGGGGGAACGCAGGTTTTAGGCATTATTGGAGCGTTGATTGTTCCACCCTGGATTGCTGGGGGAGCTGTTCTACTTGAGAATCTGTATCTTCGGCCCAAATTAATGGCCGAACGTAAGCAGCGATCGCCCCAATTGACCCCTAAGACACCGTCAATGTCAGAGGAACCTTCACCGACCGCCATGATCGCAGATCGGTGA
- a CDS encoding SLC13 family permease: MEPNIFVTLAITAAALLLFVLEWLPADITAFLVMVVLMLTKQVTPAEGIQGFSNSATLTVMAMFILSAGIARTGALQKANELLLRWSGKRTSQQVMALGMITGPMSALVNNTAVVSVFLPLVEDLCRQKGISASKLLMPLSFITIMGGMLTAIGTSTNVLASGLSSQLGYGEFSLFQFTPLGLIVFGIGLLYLVLVAPALLPSHTPPDILSQDYGLKEYVSEAVVTPRSSLVGKTLGESQLQRRFDLDVLELIHNGSRFAQPLGDKTLSAGDILIVRCSRNDLLGIRDSEGLEILPDVQFGQKSWQADLSSGEEGIAEVMVAANANLIGSTLKELRFRQRYNVTVLAIRRGQEVVRDRLGKVPLRFGDLLLMQGPKQSFVGVQTSRDLLLLEQQNVETLRSHKANTAIAIGLGVVTLAATGQYPILVSALAGAVLMVLTGCLKPGELYQSVRWDVIFLLASLIPLGTAMGHSGATRWLADQLVVFSGQLSGYWMITLLFVATTLMTAVLSNSAAIILLLPVGVQVANSININPLTVMFVITFAASNSFLTPIAYQTNTMVYGAGSYRFLDFVKVGGPLCLLMTLVTPPLAIWLYGL; this comes from the coding sequence ATGGAACCAAATATCTTTGTGACGCTCGCAATTACCGCTGCTGCTCTCCTTTTATTTGTACTTGAGTGGCTGCCTGCAGATATTACGGCGTTCCTGGTCATGGTGGTTCTGATGCTGACCAAGCAAGTGACCCCTGCTGAAGGCATCCAGGGGTTTAGCAACTCCGCCACCCTGACTGTGATGGCCATGTTTATTCTAAGTGCCGGAATTGCTCGCACCGGTGCGCTCCAAAAAGCAAATGAGCTGTTACTGCGCTGGTCGGGTAAGCGCACCTCTCAACAGGTGATGGCATTGGGCATGATTACAGGGCCGATGTCAGCGTTGGTCAACAATACCGCAGTCGTCTCCGTCTTTTTACCCTTGGTAGAAGATTTGTGCCGTCAGAAAGGGATTTCGGCATCCAAGCTGCTGATGCCGCTATCGTTTATCACGATTATGGGCGGCATGTTAACCGCGATCGGCACCTCTACCAATGTTTTGGCGAGTGGCCTTTCGTCTCAACTGGGCTACGGGGAGTTTAGCCTGTTTCAATTTACCCCCTTGGGATTAATTGTATTTGGGATTGGTTTACTCTATCTGGTTTTGGTAGCGCCAGCGTTGCTCCCTAGCCACACGCCTCCAGATATCCTCAGTCAAGATTATGGTCTCAAAGAATATGTGAGTGAGGCGGTGGTTACCCCTCGTTCTAGCCTGGTGGGTAAAACCTTGGGCGAAAGCCAGTTGCAGCGCAGATTTGATTTAGATGTGCTGGAATTGATTCATAATGGCAGTCGCTTTGCCCAACCGTTGGGGGATAAAACCCTATCAGCAGGCGATATCTTAATTGTGCGCTGCAGCCGGAATGACCTGCTGGGGATTCGCGATAGTGAAGGGTTAGAGATTCTACCCGATGTGCAATTTGGGCAAAAGTCATGGCAGGCAGATTTATCGTCAGGGGAAGAAGGAATTGCTGAAGTGATGGTAGCTGCAAACGCTAACCTAATCGGCTCTACCTTGAAGGAACTGCGCTTTCGCCAGCGATATAACGTGACTGTTTTGGCGATTCGGCGCGGGCAGGAAGTGGTGCGCGATCGCCTCGGCAAAGTCCCGTTGCGATTTGGGGATTTACTGCTGATGCAAGGTCCCAAACAAAGCTTTGTGGGCGTGCAAACCAGCCGTGACCTGCTCTTGCTAGAGCAGCAAAACGTTGAAACACTTCGATCTCATAAGGCCAATACCGCTATTGCGATCGGGCTAGGGGTTGTAACGTTAGCAGCGACCGGGCAATATCCAATTTTGGTGTCCGCGCTAGCAGGGGCGGTCTTAATGGTCCTCACAGGATGTTTAAAGCCTGGTGAGCTTTATCAGTCAGTGCGGTGGGATGTCATTTTTCTGTTAGCCAGTTTGATTCCTCTTGGGACAGCAATGGGGCATTCAGGCGCAACCCGGTGGCTAGCAGACCAGTTGGTCGTGTTCAGTGGGCAACTCTCTGGCTATTGGATGATAACTCTGCTGTTCGTGGCAACTACGCTCATGACAGCCGTGTTATCAAATTCCGCGGCCATTATTTTGTTGTTGCCTGTAGGGGTTCAGGTGGCCAACAGCATCAATATCAATCCCCTCACGGTTATGTTTGTGATTACCTTTGCCGCCTCAAACAGTTTTTTGACTCCGATCGCATATCAGACCAACACGATGGTTTATGGCGCTGGCAGCTATCGGTTTCTAGATTTTGTCAAAGTTGGAGGTCCTCTGTGTCTTCTTATGACTCTGGTGACTCCACCCTTGGCAATCTGGCTATATGGCCTTTAG
- the cysC gene encoding adenylyl-sulfate kinase: MEHRGVTIWFTGLSGSGKSTIAHALAQHLRERNCKLEILDGDIVRTNLTKGLGFSKEDRDTNIRRIGFVSHLLTRNGVVVLVSAISPYRVVREEVREKIGDFFEVYVNAPLEVCESRDVKGLYKRARAGEIKQFTGIDDPYEPPMNPEVTCQTDQETLEESVNKVISKLEEMGYITPMATAV; encoded by the coding sequence ATGGAACATCGTGGTGTAACCATCTGGTTTACCGGACTCAGTGGCTCAGGCAAGAGCACGATCGCCCATGCTCTGGCACAGCACCTGCGCGAGCGCAACTGCAAACTAGAAATTTTAGATGGTGATATTGTGCGAACCAACCTCACGAAGGGGTTGGGCTTTAGCAAGGAAGACCGAGATACCAATATTCGCCGAATTGGCTTTGTGTCTCACTTGTTGACCCGGAATGGCGTTGTTGTTCTGGTTTCCGCTATTTCTCCCTATCGAGTGGTGCGCGAAGAAGTGCGAGAGAAAATTGGAGACTTCTTTGAGGTGTATGTCAATGCGCCCCTTGAAGTCTGCGAATCCCGTGATGTCAAAGGTCTTTACAAGCGGGCACGGGCGGGTGAAATTAAGCAGTTCACCGGGATTGATGATCCTTACGAACCGCCGATGAATCCTGAAGTGACCTGTCAAACCGATCAGGAAACTTTGGAAGAAAGTGTCAATAAGGTGATTAGCAAACTAGAAGAGATGGGCTACATCACACCGATGGCCACAGCGGTGTAG
- a CDS encoding CHASE2 domain-containing protein: MANTPPHKAPKLMPWAQKCLNWVGRLGHPIVLSTITTSAVVFGIRAIGGLQGLELGVYDQMMRLRPALDPDERILVVGISEADVQSRREWPIQDSTLSEVLEVVLAGNPRAVGLDIFRDVPIGEGHEALLKQIQTNDQVVPVCKISSPDTPGVPPPSGTPETQVGFSDLVVDSGGILRRSLLLALPPEESGAVVDHLCSDPNAQLFSFSLQLALRYLAGEGINPELTPNQEIKLQETVLRRLDPHVGGYHNVEASGYQLLLNFRSARDAVPQVSLSEVLSGQVTPDQIRDRIVLIGATTPQAKDTFYTPYSGGLRDSQKMPGVIVHAQAVSQILSAVLEGRSLIWSWSSFSEGLWLIAWGLGGALFAWYVRRPICFALGAGVLLGGLYGASYLLFLQGGWVPIVPPALVLTLAAGGVVLLDRFNKSDYGKAVYKQMKSLLRLDIEIDTTRLGQQVAEITETEYFNSLQQQARQLRQQRESQSSQGKRVPKKELPRSTTPDPSENMDDYFDNLKREARRLKASDSDKSDSDKPDQKES; this comes from the coding sequence ATGGCCAATACGCCACCCCATAAAGCCCCAAAGTTAATGCCTTGGGCTCAAAAGTGTTTGAATTGGGTCGGTCGATTGGGGCACCCTATCGTCCTTTCCACGATCACAACCAGCGCGGTCGTGTTCGGCATTCGTGCGATTGGAGGTTTACAAGGCTTAGAGTTAGGGGTCTATGACCAAATGATGCGGCTTCGGCCAGCGCTAGACCCAGATGAGCGCATCCTAGTAGTTGGCATTAGCGAAGCGGATGTTCAGTCACGGCGCGAATGGCCGATTCAAGACAGTACGCTCTCAGAAGTCTTAGAGGTTGTACTTGCGGGTAATCCTCGTGCCGTTGGTCTGGATATTTTTCGTGATGTCCCCATTGGCGAAGGCCATGAGGCGCTTCTAAAGCAAATTCAGACAAACGATCAGGTCGTTCCAGTTTGCAAAATTAGTAGCCCAGACACCCCCGGCGTCCCGCCCCCATCAGGTACGCCGGAAACCCAAGTAGGTTTCTCTGATTTGGTGGTTGATTCAGGCGGCATTTTACGTCGGAGTTTGTTGCTCGCTTTACCGCCTGAAGAATCCGGTGCCGTTGTTGACCACCTCTGCAGCGATCCGAATGCGCAATTGTTTTCGTTCAGCCTGCAACTGGCGCTGCGATATTTAGCAGGGGAGGGAATTAACCCAGAACTGACGCCTAATCAGGAGATTAAACTGCAAGAAACTGTTTTGCGGCGACTCGATCCTCATGTTGGTGGTTATCACAATGTGGAGGCTTCGGGGTATCAGCTCCTGCTCAATTTCAGATCAGCCCGCGATGCAGTTCCCCAGGTAAGTTTAAGTGAGGTGCTATCGGGTCAGGTAACGCCAGACCAAATCCGCGATCGCATTGTTTTGATTGGTGCCACCACACCGCAAGCTAAAGACACCTTCTACACGCCTTACAGCGGTGGGTTGCGTGACAGCCAGAAAATGCCAGGTGTGATCGTTCACGCTCAGGCTGTGAGTCAAATCCTCAGTGCTGTGCTAGAGGGTCGTTCATTGATATGGAGTTGGTCTTCTTTCAGCGAAGGGCTTTGGCTCATTGCTTGGGGGTTGGGAGGAGCCCTGTTTGCTTGGTATGTCCGACGGCCGATTTGCTTTGCTTTAGGTGCAGGTGTTCTCCTGGGCGGCTTATATGGAGCCAGCTATCTTCTCTTTTTGCAGGGGGGATGGGTGCCTATCGTCCCGCCCGCTTTAGTCCTAACTTTGGCTGCGGGTGGGGTAGTACTGCTTGATCGCTTTAACAAGAGCGATTATGGCAAAGCAGTTTATAAGCAGATGAAAAGTCTGTTGAGGCTAGATATTGAAATCGACACAACGCGGCTTGGCCAACAAGTGGCTGAGATCACAGAAACCGAATATTTCAACAGTTTGCAACAGCAAGCCCGCCAATTGCGACAACAGCGAGAGTCTCAATCTTCTCAGGGTAAACGAGTGCCCAAAAAAGAGCTGCCGCGATCAACAACGCCAGACCCCTCTGAAAACATGGATGATTACTTTGATAATTTAAAGCGAGAGGCCCGTCGTCTAAAAGCCTCTGACTCAGATAAATCTGACTCAGATAAACCTGATCAAAAGGAATCTTAA
- a CDS encoding DUF928 domain-containing protein produces MKNRRHIHRFIFWRIAGILLSGSLTVGSLPAIAQAPFRLNLPDLRAPGNRESGSTRSTTCIDPDEQVIALVPQSNYGQTQDGYPTFYFYLPPTTAQYVKFRIDDGTTNETFYEGQFSITGDSGIFGLTLPAGGVQKPLEIGQSYYWYLTVVCEVGTADRTGDVTIDSTVERVQPLVDSTQTARADLPRLYAEAGLWYDALAVSADLKQADNAAPWNTLLSAVELENLLPVPVLSGELAFEDSAVLGGEDVN; encoded by the coding sequence ATGAAAAACCGTCGTCACATACACCGATTTATTTTCTGGCGCATCGCGGGCATCTTGCTAAGTGGCAGTTTAACGGTGGGATCCCTGCCTGCGATCGCCCAAGCCCCCTTTCGCCTCAATTTGCCTGATTTAAGAGCACCGGGTAATCGCGAGTCCGGTTCTACCCGCAGTACCACGTGCATTGATCCAGATGAACAAGTCATTGCCTTGGTCCCCCAAAGCAATTACGGCCAAACGCAAGATGGCTATCCCACGTTTTATTTCTACTTACCCCCCACCACTGCCCAGTATGTGAAGTTCCGTATTGATGATGGAACGACCAACGAAACCTTCTACGAGGGCCAGTTTAGTATTACTGGAGACTCAGGTATTTTTGGTCTGACGTTGCCCGCTGGTGGCGTTCAAAAGCCTTTAGAAATTGGACAGTCCTACTACTGGTACCTCACGGTTGTCTGTGAGGTCGGCACCGCTGATCGCACCGGCGACGTTACCATCGACAGTACGGTAGAGCGGGTTCAGCCACTCGTAGACAGTACGCAAACTGCCCGCGCAGACTTACCTCGGCTGTATGCTGAAGCCGGGTTATGGTACGACGCGCTTGCGGTCTCCGCAGATCTCAAACAAGCCGATAATGCTGCCCCTTGGAACACCCTATTAAGTGCCGTTGAATTAGAGAACTTACTGCCTGTACCGGTTCTGTCTGGGGAATTGGCTTTCGAAGACTCTGCCGTTCTGGGGGGTGAAGATGTCAACTAG
- the stpA gene encoding glucosylglycerol 3-phosphatase → MPLHQQTYSLQHDRFIKLLATTHNLLIIQDLDGVCMGLVKDPLNRQIETAYVNATQAFDEHFYVLTNGEHMGLRGVNGIIERAFGDATQVQQQGHYLPGLAAGGVQWQNRHGAISHPGVSEAELAFLKTVPDRICSTLQAFAENHALTLDDATLTHCIQASALDNLASPTANLNTFHEALQGDRDTYVALQKSMQGLMDRLLTEAMEQGLEGSFFVHYAPNHGRDADGKEIIWFSQAHESGTTDFQFMLRGAIKEAGVLALLNRYYGQHVGTYPLGRDFNVRQAPHSHGELLDLVTTHFDPAHMPLIVGVGDTVTSKVETTSGQLVAKRGGSDRNFLHLVQDIGRAFDTGNVVVYIDSSGGELKNRKALRLDTVEGSEQVIEGPGDPLDQADPLVLNLVFPGGHQQYCGAFQAAARQRQP, encoded by the coding sequence CTGCCTTTACATCAGCAAACCTATTCGCTGCAGCACGATCGCTTCATCAAACTTCTGGCCACGACACACAATCTGCTGATTATTCAAGACTTGGATGGGGTGTGTATGGGGCTTGTGAAAGACCCCCTCAACCGTCAGATTGAAACCGCTTACGTGAACGCTACGCAGGCATTTGACGAACATTTTTACGTTCTGACCAATGGTGAGCACATGGGTCTTAGGGGGGTCAATGGCATTATCGAGCGGGCCTTTGGCGATGCTACCCAAGTTCAGCAACAGGGACATTATTTACCAGGCCTCGCAGCTGGAGGGGTGCAATGGCAAAACCGGCATGGCGCTATCTCCCATCCGGGTGTCAGCGAGGCTGAGTTGGCTTTCCTCAAAACGGTTCCTGATCGCATCTGCAGCACTCTTCAGGCCTTTGCTGAAAACCATGCGCTTACCTTAGACGACGCCACATTAACGCATTGTATTCAGGCCTCAGCACTAGATAATCTGGCATCCCCTACGGCGAACTTAAACACGTTCCACGAAGCTTTGCAGGGCGATCGCGATACCTACGTCGCGCTACAAAAATCGATGCAAGGTCTCATGGACAGGCTGTTAACGGAGGCGATGGAACAGGGGTTAGAGGGTTCTTTCTTCGTGCACTATGCCCCGAACCATGGGCGTGATGCGGATGGCAAAGAAATTATCTGGTTTAGTCAAGCGCATGAATCTGGTACCACAGATTTTCAATTCATGCTGCGTGGGGCCATTAAAGAAGCGGGTGTGCTCGCTTTACTGAACCGTTACTACGGGCAGCATGTCGGAACTTACCCCCTAGGTCGCGACTTTAACGTGCGCCAAGCACCTCACAGCCACGGAGAACTCCTTGATCTCGTGACCACCCATTTTGACCCAGCCCATATGCCGCTCATAGTGGGGGTTGGCGACACTGTCACTAGCAAAGTTGAGACAACTAGCGGGCAGTTAGTGGCAAAACGAGGCGGCAGCGATCGCAACTTTCTGCACCTTGTACAAGACATTGGCCGTGCCTTTGACACGGGCAACGTCGTCGTTTACATCGATAGTAGTGGTGGCGAGCTCAAAAATCGTAAAGCGCTGCGGCTAGACACTGTAGAGGGTTCAGAGCAGGTGATTGAAGGCCCCGGCGATCCCTTAGATCAGGCAGATCCGCTGGTTCTCAATCTGGTATTTCCAGGAGGGCATCAACAATACTGTGGGGCCTTTCAAGCCGCTGCACGACAGCGCCAACCTTAA
- a CDS encoding tetratricopeptide repeat protein, whose amino-acid sequence MFNFFKQKASQAKNESLLDPNQAVECYKQGNYQEALMRADAMIQAAPSVALSYRFKGEVLIEMQRYQEAIAAFSQAEKIGDPGTEELCCFRALAYINLGDTRSALALLNAQLKAKTCSPELSMKIEKMISKLSNSTHQQGS is encoded by the coding sequence ATGTTCAATTTTTTCAAACAGAAAGCATCACAGGCAAAAAATGAAAGTCTGCTCGACCCTAATCAGGCAGTTGAGTGCTACAAACAGGGAAATTATCAAGAAGCCCTGATGCGGGCTGATGCCATGATCCAAGCTGCCCCCAGTGTGGCCCTAAGCTACCGCTTTAAAGGCGAGGTCTTGATTGAAATGCAGCGTTATCAGGAAGCGATCGCTGCTTTTAGTCAAGCCGAAAAAATTGGCGACCCCGGTACAGAAGAACTCTGCTGCTTTCGAGCACTTGCCTATATCAATTTAGGAGACACTCGATCTGCTTTAGCGCTTTTGAATGCTCAATTAAAGGCCAAAACCTGTTCTCCTGAATTGTCAATGAAAATTGAAAAAATGATCAGTAAATTGTCTAATTCTACTCACCAACAAGGCTCCTAA